The stretch of DNA GTCACCACCGATGCCATCCGACTCAAAAGATACCTCTTCTTTTACGATGTCATTGAATGTAATCGTCTCGCCTGATGGAACAAGAAAACGAATGCTTGGACGACGGCCTTCCGCTTCTAAAGCAGCTCTTTCTTCGTCAGTCAGATGACGGCATTTCCCCGAATAGCCGGCGATTTCGTTGCTCTCCTGCTGCGCCGTACGCTCTGCTTCAAGCTCTTCAGCGGTACAGTAGCATTTATACGCTTTTCCTTCTGCTAAAAGCTGCTCATAGTACTGTTTGTATAAATCGTTTCGTTCTGATTGACGGTACGGTCCGTATTCACCGCCGACATCCGGACCTTCATCCCAGTCGACGCCAAGCCATTTTAAATATTCGAGCTGACTTTGTTCGCCGCCTTCAATATTCCGCTTTTGGTCTGTGTCCTCAATTCGGATAATAAATGATCCGCCAAGGTTGCGGGCGTATAAATAGTTAAAAAGCGCTGTCCGCGCGTTCCCAATATGTAAATGGCCAGTTGGGCTCGGCGCGTAGCGAACACGTACATGATTTGTCATTGCTTTTTCCTCCGATGCTGTTTTACCTTTGTTTTTTTACCAATAGAACGGCTGCCTGCGATGCGATACCTTCGCCTCTTCCCGGGAACCCGAGTTTTTCGGTTGTTGTGGCTTTCACATTTACTTGGTCTGTGTCTGCCTGGAGCAGTTCGGCAATGCGCTCCTGCATCGCGCCAATATAAGGTGCCATTTTTGGCTTTTGGGCGATAATCGTGCAGTCGATATTCCCCAGCTCATAGCCTTTGTTTTGTACAAGCTGCCAAACGTGCTCCAGCAGCTTCCCAGAATCTGCATCTTTAAATGCGGCATCTGTATCCGGAAAATGACGGCCAATATCCCCCTCACCAATCGCTCCAAGACATGCGTCTGCTACTGTGTGCAAAAGCACATCCGCGTCCGAGTGGCCGAGCAGCCCTTTGTCATGGGGAATGGTAATGCCACCGATAATAAGCGGGCGTCCTTCTACAAGCTGATGCACATCAAACCCTTGTCCAATTCGAAACATGTTATTTACACCTTGCTTTCATTTCTTTTTGCAATAATCGCCCGGGCAAAATATAAATCTTCCGGTGTCGTTAATTTAATATTGTCATAATCACTTTCGACAATACAAACAGGGTAGCCGGTCCGTTCCACAAGCGATGATTCATCGGTTCCCAAAAAGTCTTCTTCTTCCGCTTTTTTCTGAGCGGAAAGAAGAACCTCT from Domibacillus sp. DTU_2020_1001157_1_SI_ALB_TIR_016 encodes:
- the ispF gene encoding 2-C-methyl-D-erythritol 2,4-cyclodiphosphate synthase, giving the protein MFRIGQGFDVHQLVEGRPLIIGGITIPHDKGLLGHSDADVLLHTVADACLGAIGEGDIGRHFPDTDAAFKDADSGKLLEHVWQLVQNKGYELGNIDCTIIAQKPKMAPYIGAMQERIAELLQADTDQVNVKATTTEKLGFPGRGEGIASQAAVLLVKKQR